A region of Arabidopsis thaliana chromosome 5, partial sequence DNA encodes the following proteins:
- a CDS encoding NEP-interacting protein, putative (DUF239) (Protein of Unknown Function (DUF239); CONTAINS InterPro DOMAIN/s: Protein of unknown function DUF239, plant (InterPro:IPR004314); BEST Arabidopsis thaliana protein match is: Protein of Unknown Function (DUF239) (TAIR:AT1G23340.2); Has 1807 Blast hits to 1807 proteins in 277 species: Archae - 0; Bacteria - 0; Metazoa - 736; Fungi - 347; Plants - 385; Viruses - 0; Other Eukaryotes - 339 (source: NCBI BLink).), which translates to MASSSSSSSTTSTITSKFIGLMLLLSLQLDLLLGSAIHLKNQTSFRPNREIQKLRRVEAYLSKINKPSIKTIHSPDGDVIECVPSHLQPAFDHPQLQGQKPLDSPYRPSKGNETTYEESFNQLWSMSGESCPIGSIPIRKTTKNDVLRANSVRRFGRKLRRPIRRDSSGGGHEHAVVFVNGEQYYGAKASINVWAPRVTDAYEFSLSQIWLISGSFGHDLNTIEAGWQVSPELYGDNYPRFFTYWTTDAYQATGCYNLLCSGFVQTNNKIAIGAAISPRSSYNGRQFDIGLMIWKDPKHGHWWLELGNGLLVGYWPAFLFSHLRSHASMVQFGGEVVNSRSSGAHTGTQMGSGHFADEGFEKAAYFRNLQVVDWDNNLLPLKNLHVLADHPACYDIRQGKNNVWGTYFYYGGPGRNPRCP; encoded by the exons atggcttcttcttcttcttcttcttcaactactTCAACCATCACATCCAAATTTATTGGGCttatgcttcttctctctcttcaactAGACTTATTACTCGGATCAGCTATTCAtcttaaaaaccaaacttcATTCAGACCCAACAGGGAGATTCAGAAGCTTAGAAGAGTGGAAGCATATCTcagcaaaatcaacaaaccttCCATCAAAACAATCCAC AGCCCAGACGGAGATGTAATAGAATGTGTACCGTCTCATTTACAACCCGCATTTGATCATCCTCAGCTACAAGGCCAGAAACCACTT GACTCACCTTACAGGCCAAGTAAAGGAAATGAAACAACATATGAGGAAAGTTTTAATCAGTTATGGAGTATGTCCGGTGAAAGTTGTCCAATTGGGTCAATACCaattagaaaaacaacaaagaatgATGTTTTAAGGGCAAATTCAGTTCGACGGTTTGGTCGGAAATTAAGAAGACCCATTAGACGAGATTCATCCGGAGGTGGTCACGAg CATGCGGTGGTGTTTGTAAATGGAGAACAATACTATGGAGCTAAAGCAAGCATTAACGTGTGGGCGCCACGTGTCACTGATGCTTATGAGTTTAGTTTATCTCAGATTTGGCTCATCTCTGGATCCTTTGGTCATGACCTAAACACCATTGAAGCTGGTTGGCAG GTTAGTCCTGAACTATACGGAGATAATTATCCAAGATTCTTCACATATTGGACG ACTGATGCATACCAAGCAACTGGGTGCTACAATTTACTCTGCTCTGGATTCGTACAAACCAACAATAAAATTGCAATTGGTGCAGCGATTTCCCCGAGGTCCTCTTATAATGGAAGACAGTTTGATATCGGTTTAATGATTTGGAAG GATCCAAAACATGGGCACTGGTGGCTTGAACTAGGGAATGGACTTCTTGTGGGATACTGGCCAGCTTTCTTGTTCAGTCACTTGAGGAGTCATGCAAGTATGGTACAATTTGGCGGCGAAGTTGTGAACAGCCGATCAAGCGGTGCTCACACCGGAACACAGATGGGAAGCGGCCATTTCGCAGATGAAGGGTTTGAGAAAGCTGCCTACTTTAGGAATTTACAAGTTGTTGACTGGGACAACAATCTCTTGCCTCTGAAGAATCTCCATGTCTTGGCCGATCACCCCGCTTGTTATGACATCAGACAAGGCAAAAACAATGTATGGGGGACTTATTTTTACTATGGAGGGCCTGGTCGGAACCCAAGGTGTCCTTGA